The genomic window AGGACGGGTTGAAGTATCAGAGCGGTTCAGGAAACTGTGTGGTCTGCCCTTGGAGGGGGAGGTGAGCTGGACAATGGTACTGAGCAGTGTTGGTACCGAATACTTATCAGCGCTCCAAGGGGTCCTTAATGACTGTATCAATCTTGGAAAGCCCCTGGATTATACCTATCCGATCAAACATCTTATTTCTGGTGAGAACCGTTGGATGAGGATCGTAGGCAAGTTAAAAAAAGGCAGCGATGGCGATTTTGATAGCTTTTATGCTGTTTTAATGGACGTGACAGATCAGAAAAGGGATGAACAGCGGAAGAACGATTTTATTGCAATGGTTAGTCACGAACTCAAGACACCACTTACTTCCATGAAAGGTTATATTCAGGTGATGCAGCTGAAAGCCAGGGGTACAATGAATGGCTTTGCAGATAAGGCTCTCCAGGGCGCTGAGCGCCAGATCAATAAAATGACAGGTATGATCAATGGTTTTCTGAACCTCTCGCGTTTGGAATCGGGAAAAATGTTAATGGATTTTCAGCCCATAGAAATGTCTGTCCTGCTTAAGGAAGTGGTAGAGGAATATATTGCAACGGTAAACAACCATAATATAAAGTACACATTCCAGCCAGGTTTTTTTGTGAACGCAGACAGGGACAAACTCGGGCATGTGGTCAATAACCTGATCAGCAATGCGGTGAAATATTCGCCGGCCGATCGTGAAATAACTATTGACAGTTATCTGGAGAACGGTACAGCTGTATTCCGCATAATGGATCGTGGGATGGGAATAGATGAAAACGATATCCCAAAACTATTCGAACGGTTTTACCGGGTAGAAAACAATCGGATGAGTACTGTCGCCGGTTTTGGAATAGGACTTTATCTATCTGCCGAGATTATACAGCGACATGGCGGAAAGATATGGGCAGAAAGCCAATTAACAAAAGGTTCGGTTTTTTATTTCAGCTTACCATTAATTAATCCTGAAAAGCGCTTTTAGCGCGAAAGCCTGCATGTACCTTTTTATTCCTGCGAATTGAATCATTTTTTTTAAAACATATGATTCAAGCTTATCGAAAAAAAATGCCGCTATATGCGGCATTTTTTTATTGGATTTCGATCTGTCTGGCGACCACTTTGGCTTCCTCTTTTTTAGGAAGTTCAAGTTTCAGAATTCCATCGTTATAGCTTGCACTGATCTTTTCAATGTCAGCACTTTCCGGAAGTGTGAAAGATCTTGTGAAAGCCGAATAACTATACTCTTTTCTGTTATAGGTTCTTCCTTCGCTAAGATTTTCGTTTTTTGTTTCAGTTGAAATCGTGAGCATATCCCTTTCTATCGAAACACGGAAATCATCTTTTTTAAGTCCGGGCGCAGCAAGCTCAATGTGGTAGTGATCGGGCGACTCAGAGATGTTTACAGCCGGAACGTTGCTTAAACGACGGTCGGTAAAAAAAGTGTCGCCAAGTACTGATTCAAAGATGTCATTAAAGCCTGGCAATAATGAACTGTTCTTTTTTTCTGGATTGAATTTAACTAATGTCATAGTGTTTTCTCCTTTAAAACTTTTAATAATAATGGACTATAAATCAATTAATTTTCTCTGGACGCTGATGGTCCAATTTTGATTGATCAACCGTTATGCCAACGGTGAAAGTGAAGCGATTATAGCGGTCAAACTGAAAAATTTTCATTTTTTCTGAAATTTTTTCAGTGTACAGGACTGAAATTTTTTCATTGAATGAAACTCGCTTTTAGCTAGGCCGCCCAAAAGACCTGGTAGCGCCGGAAATAAATTACCTTGTAAAATTGAACAAACGTTTGCGCATTTCTACTTCAAGGCAAAGTGCTAATTTGTTTTCTGTTTAACAGCCAATATGAGAATAAGGAGAGATTTTTTATCTAAATAAGATGCAACAGATTAACAATCGTAACTGCCGTTTCATGTCCTCAAACCTCTTTATAATGAGACTACAGACCTGGAACTAAGCCTGCCATGAATATAAGTATGATGTGCCATTCCAATCCCTGTAAACAGATAATTTTCACTTCTACTAATGTAATATGGAAAAAATCAATGCCTTAAAAACTGGATCTGAGGCTGCTTTCAAAGCGGTATTTGAGTCCTCATGGGATAAGGTATACCGTTACTTATGGAACAAAACCCAGGATGTGGAACAGGCAAAGGATTTAACTCAACTGGTATTTATCAAGTTATGGAGGTATAAACATAGCCTATCTGATGAACTTCCGCTAGACAAACAGATATTCCGGAAAACAAAACAGGTTTTTATTGATTGGTTACGCCAGGAAATGCGTAAGCGGGAACATCTTGAAGCCAATTGTATAAATTCTATCGATGCCGGTTGGGACCAGATCAACCACCAGATCGATGTTGCAGATCATGTTTATTGGGCAATAGACAAATTGCCGCCCAAAAGAAAAGAAATATTTGAACTTAGGCACATACACGGGTATTCTTATAAAGAAATAGCAGAAAAACTTGGAATTTCAACAAAAACAATAGATAGTCAGCTGGTTAAGGCCAATAGTCAACTCCGGAAAATTCTACAGTTATCTATATGGGCTGTCATCACCGGCGCTGATTTTTTAAATTAATTTTTAATCCGATAGGGAGATCTTGGAAGTTCAACGTACCTGTATATAAAAAGTTGAACATGAATAGGATTGAGCTGATCAAAAAATTTTTAAGAAATGAATGCAGTAAAGAAGAAGAGGTTCTTATAGATGGCATTCTCAAAGAACAACCCGATCTGCTTGATGAATTATTAACTGAGGAGGAGTGGAATAGGTCAGGACCTCTTCCGGATGGAGACAGCCATCTCAGGGAAGAAATATGGGCAGGTATTCATACTGCGCTCCCTTCGCGGAAAAAGATACTTCAGTTATGGAAACCGTTAACAATTGCGGCAAGTTTGATATTGGTTTTTGGGTTGCTTTACTTCCGCCTTCATTTTGTTAACGCAGTTAAGGAGAGTACTCCAAATGTCTACGCTGATATAAAATTTAAAACAGCTACCAACAGGACTAGGGGATACCTGAAGTTTAGCCTATCTGATGGCACCCTGATTACTTTATATCCTGGAGCGGCCATTTCATATCCCGTTAACTTTAATACCAACAGAAAAATATTCTTAAAAACCGGAAAGGCAGCATTTGAGGTTGCAAAGGATAAAAATCATCCGTTTACGGTATGGGCGCGTGATATTGCCACTACCGCTTTGGGTACGAAATTTACAGTAGCTGATCTGGGAAAGGAGGTCGATGTGAAACTGTATGAGGGAAGGGTTGTTGTAGATGCTTTTGAGAAATCCAGAAAAAAACGTTCTAACTTTTTGAAGCCAGGTGAGCAGTACAGCGTCAGTTTAGATAAGAATATTCCAGAATTGTCAACTTTTAACGGAAATTTAAATAGCACTATCGACCCTAGTTTAGGAGTGATGAGCAACTTGACACCCGATGCCATCAGGCAGGGCATGACCATGGTGAATACGCCATTAAATGATGTGTTCAAACAGTTGGAACTTGTTTATCAGATTAAAATAATTTTCCAGCAACATGATGTCAGCAAGAAATATTTCACAGGGAGTTTTAGTGGTAAAGAAACGCCTTTGGAGATTTTGGAGATCATAAGTTCCATTAATGATATTACTGTCCGAAAGAATGGCTCAGACTACCTAATCCATATCCAAAGAGAAAAAGCCGATTAACTGGAAAACGCTTTTTAGTAGTCAACACGATTTGATGTTGACCACCATCCTGAAACCAAAAAACTATAAATAAAACTAATGAAAAACCGAAAAAAAATGCGGTGGAAGCAGATAAGTTGTCTGTTATTGCTGATGTTGTGCCATTTGTGCATTTATGCGCAGAAAAATCCAAAAATTACCGGTAAGGTACTTGATGATAAATCGCTTCCGGTACCATCTGTTACAGTAAAAGTCGTTAAAGATACCGATACCACTCAGCAGTCAAAGGTTTTGACAGACTCGAATGGGGTTTTTCTATTTCCGAAGTTACAGCCCAATGAAAAGTATTCTTTAACTTTCTCCAGTATTGGATTTGAAACACAGTATCTAAAAAACGTACCGGTATCAGAAGAGGGAAACAGTTCGATCGTAATACGGTTAGAAGCATCTGAAAACACCAGACTGAACGATGTTGTTGTGGTAGGCTACGGAACGCAGAAAAAGGTAAACCTAACGGGTGCGGTAAGTGTGATTGATGGAAAGGCTTTACAGAACAGACCTGTAAATAATGTTAGTCAGGCACTTTATGGAAATACGCCCGGACTCACAATAGGCTACGGTAATAATGGTTTTGAACCTGGAGCTGGGCCATCGGTTCAGATACGGGGACAAGGGGCACCTTATGTCCTCATAGATGGAACTGTTGGTGATATTAATACATTAGATCCAAATACTGTCGAAAGTATTTCGGTTTTAAAAGATGCGGCGGCATCAGCTATATATGGCGCCAGGGCACCATACGGGGTATTGTTGATCACCACAAAATCGGGAAAAGCTAACCAGGCTCCACAAATTGATTTCTCCGTTAATGGTGGTCCTACAACCATCATAAATAAACCCAGGATGGTAGACTCTTATACTTTTAGCAGGGCTATTAATGAAATGCACGATAATCAGGGTGTAGCCAGGTTATTTGCAGAGTCTACAATTGATAGGATTATAGCTTACATCAAGGACCCTACGCTACCTGAAACAGTTCCTGATGCCACGAACCCGACCAAATGGTCAACTTATCAGCTGTCAAACGCCAATAACGACTGGATCGACATCCACTTCGGCTCTGGTTACAGAACACAAGAAAACCTTTCGGTTAGGGGTGGTTCCAAAAACATGGCTTACTATCTGTCTGGAGGGCATGCGAGTGAAAAAGGACCATTAAAGATGGTTGAGGATAAATACAACCGCTATAACCTAACGGCAAAACTTGATGCCAACATAACACCCTGGTGGAAGATCAGCGCTAATACCCGGCTCACAAATGAAAACCGCGACAGGCCTATTTATAATGGTGAAGGGGGCTATGGTATGATTATCCACCAGATATTCCGTACACATCCGGAGGTTTTCCTTAAATCACCAAATGGTTATTATTCACAGTTATCGCGCGTTCCCCAGATGCAGGCGGGCTATGAGAGATTTACCGACAATGAGTTAATGCAGCGGCTGGCAACTGAAATAAAGCCGCTAAAAAATTGGTCGATAAATGCAGATTACTCAATGAATTATAGTATCAATAATTATGAAGGGGCCAATCTGGTTGCGTACGAGGACCAGGTAGATGGCACTTTATTGCCCATTTCACTCACTGTGCCTTCTTCTATTTCAAAAGACAAAGCAAATACCACGTATAAGGCGCTGAACGTTTTCTCATCTTATAAATTTGACCTTGGCTCAAAGAGCCGCTTTGAGTTCATGGGTGGATATCAACAGGAATCTAACAGGTATGACTATCTAAGCGGTTTGAAAAGAGAGCTGATCACACAGGAGGTCATATCTATAACTACGGCTACAGGTGAGATGCAGGTTTCCGATGCAATGTCGCATTGGGCTACACAAGGTTTTTTTGGTAGGTTAAACTATAATTTTGATGACAAATATTTACTGGAATCAAACCTAAGATATGATGGTACCTCGAAGTTTGCCGATGGCAAAAGATGGGGCTTTTTCCCTTCTTTATCCGGCGGCTGGGTAGTATCCAATGAAAAGTTCTGGTCGGCAATCAGCGATGATATTCAATACTTTAAAATAAGGGGATCATGGGGGATGCTGGGAAATCAGAATGTAGCGTCGTATCAGGATCTGGCCTTATTAGGGGTTAGGACTAATTTGGATTGGATTCTGAACGGCAAAAGATCAGCCTACACTGTCGCGCCAAACCTGGTAAACCCGGATCTAACATGGGAATCATCCAGAACAACGGATATAGGAATTGAGTTTGGCCTTTTCAAAAATAGGTTAAAAGTCGAATTTGATTACTATAGGCGTTTAACACTCGATCGTTTAGGTCCGGCCAAAGCTTTACCTGCAGTATTGGGTGCATCGGTTCCCCGCGAAAATAACTCAGAATTACAGACAAGAGGCTGGGACCTGAGCCTTACCTGGAAAAGCAAGGCCGGTAGTGATTTCAACTATTCAATTACCGCGAATGTTTTCGATAATGTTAATACGGTAACCCAATATTCAAATCCTACAGGTATTTTAACTACTGATTATAGCGGGAAAAGAGTAGGGGAAATATGGGGATATGAAACAGTTGGCTTAATTCAGACCCAAGAGCTTGCCAATAGGATCAATACCAGCAAATCTCAGAATTTTATCAACGGCCAGCTTTGGAGAACCGGGGATGTGGAGTACAGGGATTTAAACGGTGATGGTATCATCAATAACGGAAAGAACACCGTCGGTGATCATGGCGATCTCAAAGTGATCGGTAACAATACGGCCAGGTATCAGTTTGGGCTGAATCTTTCGGCAAGTTACAAAAACTTTGACCTGGGGATTTTCGTTCAGGGTGTGGCCAAAAGAGACTTATGGTTAAGTGGGAATATATTCTGGGGGTTCAACCAGTGGAACCAATCATCGCTGTTCCCAAATCATTTGGATTATTACCGTGATGCAGAAGCAGGTAAATATTCCGGACTGGGTATAAATACCGAAGCCTATTTTCCGCGTCCTTACAGTAACGCTACCCAATACGCAAAAAACCAGCAGGTTCAGACCCGTTATCTTCAGAATGGCGCTTATGTGCGCTTGAAAAATGTGCAACTGGGGTATACAATGCCACAATCTTTGCTAAACTGGGCTAAACTGAAAAGGGCCCGGATGTACTTCTCTGGGGAAAATATTTACACTTTTTCTAAGCTGCCAAAAGGTTTTGATCCAGAGACGGCAGCTTTAGGTGAGCTTGGTAATGGAAAAAGTATGTTTTCTCAGGCTATCTGGGCCTTTGGACTTAATGTTTCTTTTTAGATTCCGTAGCAGCATAACAAATAGGTAAAACAATTATTCGATAAACGATGAAAAGTAAATTTTTAATCATATTCAATGTAGGTATTCTTCTTTTTGCATTATCATGCAAAAAGGAATATTTAGACAGGCCTCCGCTAACCCAAATAGAAAATGAGACTTATTGGAAAACCGCAAGCGACCTGGAAAAATACACGCTGCAGTTTTACAATAGCTTTCCGGGATATGGAACCATAGGGAGTTATATGGGCTTTATTGGCTGGGATGGTACCAGAGGTTCGGATACCCAGATTTCGGCATCACCCAGCACACTTTGGAACGGAACCAACCAACCCGTAACTGCTACTGGAAATTGGAACTGGGAGAACATTAGAAGTGTGAATGTTTTTTTTAAAAACTATAGGCGTGCAACAGATCCCTTCGACAAGATCAAGCATTTTGTAGGGGAGGCACATTTTTTTAAAGCCTGGTTTTATTTTGAAAAGTTGCGCCAATACGGCGATGTTCCCTGGTTTACCGATGCACTTGAAATGGATGCTGAAGGTTTGTACAAAGCAAGAGACGCAAGAACAGTGGTTGTTGATTCGATTTTGCTGAATCTGGATAAAGCTATTGCATACCTGAAACCCATTGCCCAGGCCGATGGTGGAAACAACAGACTTTCAAAAGAAGCCGCTCTGCTTTTCAAGTCACGTGTTGGGCTATACGAGGGTACGTGGCAAAAATACCACAAAGGTACTGCTTTTGGTACAGCAAATGCCGATGCGAATAAGTATTTACGCGCCTCAGTTAATGCTGCAGAGGAATTGATGACCACCAAATACGGCAGAATGCTTTATTCCAATAATGATCCCGATAACGATTATTGCAGGTTGTTCTCCCTAATTAACCAGTCGAATAACAAAGAGGTAATTTTATGGAAAGCCTATTCTGTAAGTCTTCAGGCATCACATTCCTTTCAGATCTATGTATCCGACCGTACGGCAGGGATCAGTATGACCCTGCAGCAGGTATATAACTACCTTGATAAAAATGGAAATGCCTACGATTATTTCAGTATTGGTAAAAGCGTGAAGGGAAGTAGTTTTTTAACCAAAATCGGAAATGAATGTGATCCAAGGTTAAAGCAGACCATCTGGGTTCCCGGGCAAACCATGTGGGATAACAGTTTCGGCAAAGGAACCTTTAGTAAGCCGTTTTTAGATAAATCAGGTGAAACGCTCAACAATACAGGCTTTCAGATCAGAAAAGGAAACGATCCAAAAGATCCACAGGCAGGCAGCGGTGTTTCCTGGAACACCAGTTGTGAGACCGGCGCAATTGTTTTTCGTTATGCCGAAGCATTGTTGAATTATGCAGAAGCAAAAGCTGAGCTTGGAGAGGCTGTGGATTATGCAAAATCAATAAACCTACTAAGATCAAGGACAGGAATGCCTGATTTTAAAATACAGTCTGACCCCAATAGGTTACGTTATGCCGATTATGGATATGCCATAACAGACGAAATTCAGGAAATACGCAGAGAGCGTACCGTAGAACTTGGTGCTGAAGGTTTCCGTTTTGACGATATCAGACGTTGGGCAGCCCATAACCTGTTAAAGGGTAAGCGCCCTAAAGGCTACTCTTACCTTGCAAGTGAGTGGACAGGAAAAAACATCAGTTATAAAACTGATGCCGATGGCTTTTTAGATCCCTTCTCTTCGCAGATTTCCGGAGGCTATGGGTTCAATCCATCAAGAGATTACCTGGAATGTATCCCACTAAATGAAATTACATTAAATCCCAAACTTAAACAAAATCCTGGATGGTAATCATTATGAATAGAAAAGTAACAATCATGCAGCGTTTTGTGTTAAAAACCTTTTTTCTGACCCTGTTCTGCATGGGCTCCGGTGTTTTGCAGACAAATGCCCAGACCGAAAAACCAGAACTGCGCTTTGGGATTATTGCGGATATTCAATATGCCAATGCTCCTGCGCGCGGGACAAGGTTCTATAAAAATTCTTTACAAAAACTTGCTGTTGCTGTGACTGGGCTTAATCAGCAGAAAGTTGCGTTTTTGATCAATTTGGGTGATGTAACCGATCGGAATCCCGAAGATCTTAAACCGGTATTGAATGAACTGGATAAGTTCGGTAACAAGGTATATAATGTTGCCGGAAATCATGATTACGGTGGAATAGCGGATAACGATAAGCTATATAGCGCTTTGGGCATGCCCAGCGAATATTATGTTGTAAAAAAAGATGGATGGCGCCTGCTGATGTTAAACACCAACGAGCTTTCGTCTTATGCCAACGTAAAGGGTACATGGAAGGAAGCTGAATTTGATTCGCTCGCCCTTAATACCAGGAAAACAGATAGTAAAAATGCCGAACCCTATAACGGTGGTTTAAGCAGCAGGCAAATGGACTGGCTGGAAAGGAATTTAAAGCAGGCAGCATCAAGAAATGAAAAAGTAATAATTTTTTCACACCATCCATTCAGCTGTGCCGATGGTCTGGAGGCACTCAACGGTAAAGCTGTAATTGGACTGGCTTCCAGATTTTCCTGTGTGAAAGCGCTTATTGCAGGCCATCACCACATAGGCGGTTACTGTGAGGAATCGGGCATACCTTCAGTTATTATAGAGGGGATGGTAGAAACCGAACATGACAATGCATGGGGCGTTGTGGAATTATACGATAACAGGGTATTGATAAAGGGAGAAGGTAGGATGACTTCAAGAACTATTTACTTTAAAAAATAAAAAACAATGTTAAACAAAAACCTATCTAAAATCTACAGTGCAG from Flavobacterium sp. W4I14 includes these protein-coding regions:
- a CDS encoding RNA polymerase sigma factor (sigma-70 family) (product_source=TIGR02937; cath_funfam=1.10.10.10,1.10.1740.10; cog=COG1595; pfam=PF08281; superfamily=88659,88946; tigrfam=TIGR02937), with protein sequence MEKINALKTGSEAAFKAVFESSWDKVYRYLWNKTQDVEQAKDLTQLVFIKLWRYKHSLSDELPLDKQIFRKTKQVFIDWLRQEMRKREHLEANCINSIDAGWDQINHQIDVADHVYWAIDKLPPKRKEIFELRHIHGYSYKEIAEKLGISTKTIDSQLVKANSQLRKILQLSIWAVITGADFLN
- a CDS encoding HSP20 family protein (product_source=KO:K13993; cath_funfam=2.60.40.790; cog=COG0071; ko=KO:K13993; pfam=PF00011; superfamily=49764) codes for the protein MTLVKFNPEKKNSSLLPGFNDIFESVLGDTFFTDRRLSNVPAVNISESPDHYHIELAAPGLKKDDFRVSIERDMLTISTETKNENLSEGRTYNRKEYSYSAFTRSFTLPESADIEKISASYNDGILKLELPKKEEAKVVARQIEIQ
- a CDS encoding hypothetical protein (product_source=Hypo-rule applied; ko=KO:K21572; pfam=PF07980,PF14322; superfamily=48452), producing the protein MKSKFLIIFNVGILLFALSCKKEYLDRPPLTQIENETYWKTASDLEKYTLQFYNSFPGYGTIGSYMGFIGWDGTRGSDTQISASPSTLWNGTNQPVTATGNWNWENIRSVNVFFKNYRRATDPFDKIKHFVGEAHFFKAWFYFEKLRQYGDVPWFTDALEMDAEGLYKARDARTVVVDSILLNLDKAIAYLKPIAQADGGNNRLSKEAALLFKSRVGLYEGTWQKYHKGTAFGTANADANKYLRASVNAAEELMTTKYGRMLYSNNDPDNDYCRLFSLINQSNNKEVILWKAYSVSLQASHSFQIYVSDRTAGISMTLQQVYNYLDKNGNAYDYFSIGKSVKGSSFLTKIGNECDPRLKQTIWVPGQTMWDNSFGKGTFSKPFLDKSGETLNNTGFQIRKGNDPKDPQAGSGVSWNTSCETGAIVFRYAEALLNYAEAKAELGEAVDYAKSINLLRSRTGMPDFKIQSDPNRLRYADYGYAITDEIQEIRRERTVELGAEGFRFDDIRRWAAHNLLKGKRPKGYSYLASEWTGKNISYKTDADGFLDPFSSQISGGYGFNPSRDYLECIPLNEITLNPKLKQNPGW
- a CDS encoding transmembrane sensor (product_source=KO:K07165; ko=KO:K07165; pfam=PF04773,PF16344; transmembrane_helix_parts=Inside_1_73,TMhelix_74_96,Outside_97_350), giving the protein MNRIELIKKFLRNECSKEEEVLIDGILKEQPDLLDELLTEEEWNRSGPLPDGDSHLREEIWAGIHTALPSRKKILQLWKPLTIAASLILVFGLLYFRLHFVNAVKESTPNVYADIKFKTATNRTRGYLKFSLSDGTLITLYPGAAISYPVNFNTNRKIFLKTGKAAFEVAKDKNHPFTVWARDIATTALGTKFTVADLGKEVDVKLYEGRVVVDAFEKSRKKRSNFLKPGEQYSVSLDKNIPELSTFNGNLNSTIDPSLGVMSNLTPDAIRQGMTMVNTPLNDVFKQLELVYQIKIIFQQHDVSKKYFTGSFSGKETPLEILEIISSINDITVRKNGSDYLIHIQREKAD
- a CDS encoding TonB-linked SusC/RagA family outer membrane protein (product_source=TIGR04056; cath_funfam=2.170.130.10,2.60.40.1120; cleavage_site_network=SignalP-noTM; pfam=PF00593,PF07715,PF13620; superfamily=49464,56935; tigrfam=TIGR04056) yields the protein MKNRKKMRWKQISCLLLLMLCHLCIYAQKNPKITGKVLDDKSLPVPSVTVKVVKDTDTTQQSKVLTDSNGVFLFPKLQPNEKYSLTFSSIGFETQYLKNVPVSEEGNSSIVIRLEASENTRLNDVVVVGYGTQKKVNLTGAVSVIDGKALQNRPVNNVSQALYGNTPGLTIGYGNNGFEPGAGPSVQIRGQGAPYVLIDGTVGDINTLDPNTVESISVLKDAAASAIYGARAPYGVLLITTKSGKANQAPQIDFSVNGGPTTIINKPRMVDSYTFSRAINEMHDNQGVARLFAESTIDRIIAYIKDPTLPETVPDATNPTKWSTYQLSNANNDWIDIHFGSGYRTQENLSVRGGSKNMAYYLSGGHASEKGPLKMVEDKYNRYNLTAKLDANITPWWKISANTRLTNENRDRPIYNGEGGYGMIIHQIFRTHPEVFLKSPNGYYSQLSRVPQMQAGYERFTDNELMQRLATEIKPLKNWSINADYSMNYSINNYEGANLVAYEDQVDGTLLPISLTVPSSISKDKANTTYKALNVFSSYKFDLGSKSRFEFMGGYQQESNRYDYLSGLKRELITQEVISITTATGEMQVSDAMSHWATQGFFGRLNYNFDDKYLLESNLRYDGTSKFADGKRWGFFPSLSGGWVVSNEKFWSAISDDIQYFKIRGSWGMLGNQNVASYQDLALLGVRTNLDWILNGKRSAYTVAPNLVNPDLTWESSRTTDIGIEFGLFKNRLKVEFDYYRRLTLDRLGPAKALPAVLGASVPRENNSELQTRGWDLSLTWKSKAGSDFNYSITANVFDNVNTVTQYSNPTGILTTDYSGKRVGEIWGYETVGLIQTQELANRINTSKSQNFINGQLWRTGDVEYRDLNGDGIINNGKNTVGDHGDLKVIGNNTARYQFGLNLSASYKNFDLGIFVQGVAKRDLWLSGNIFWGFNQWNQSSLFPNHLDYYRDAEAGKYSGLGINTEAYFPRPYSNATQYAKNQQVQTRYLQNGAYVRLKNVQLGYTMPQSLLNWAKLKRARMYFSGENIYTFSKLPKGFDPETAALGELGNGKSMFSQAIWAFGLNVSF
- a CDS encoding PAS domain S-box-containing protein (product_source=TIGR00229; cath_funfam=1.10.287.130,3.30.390.60,3.30.450.20,3.30.565.10; cog=COG5000; pfam=PF00512,PF02518,PF13426; smart=SM00091,SM00387,SM00388; superfamily=55785,55874; tigrfam=TIGR00229), translated to MQKSSEHIRLEQAYEELRIQLEEANDIIHAIRSGEVDALIVNGQDGHQLFTLKSADHTYRIFIEQMTESALTLDESYRVLYCNSQLARLLGLPLEKVIGLNFLAFFSTEDQAFVRETIDGAWEVDTRAEVDIINSSGTSLAVQLSLKALNLDEGTSLSVIITDLSELKKNQLLLETRNRELEAARKNADELNENLENTVRLRTQELETINEKLAAVNDLQKEVNGQLKDALDALRESEDNLQSAFDAAELGSCNLDIKTGRVEVSERFRKLCGLPLEGEVSWTMVLSSVGTEYLSALQGVLNDCINLGKPLDYTYPIKHLISGENRWMRIVGKLKKGSDGDFDSFYAVLMDVTDQKRDEQRKNDFIAMVSHELKTPLTSMKGYIQVMQLKARGTMNGFADKALQGAERQINKMTGMINGFLNLSRLESGKMLMDFQPIEMSVLLKEVVEEYIATVNNHNIKYTFQPGFFVNADRDKLGHVVNNLISNAVKYSPADREITIDSYLENGTAVFRIMDRGMGIDENDIPKLFERFYRVENNRMSTVAGFGIGLYLSAEIIQRHGGKIWAESQLTKGSVFYFSLPLINPEKRF
- a CDS encoding manganese-dependent ADP-ribose/CDP-alcohol diphosphatase (product_source=KO:K01517; cath_funfam=3.60.21.10; cog=COG1409; ko=KO:K01517; pfam=PF00149; superfamily=56300); the protein is MVIIMNRKVTIMQRFVLKTFFLTLFCMGSGVLQTNAQTEKPELRFGIIADIQYANAPARGTRFYKNSLQKLAVAVTGLNQQKVAFLINLGDVTDRNPEDLKPVLNELDKFGNKVYNVAGNHDYGGIADNDKLYSALGMPSEYYVVKKDGWRLLMLNTNELSSYANVKGTWKEAEFDSLALNTRKTDSKNAEPYNGGLSSRQMDWLERNLKQAASRNEKVIIFSHHPFSCADGLEALNGKAVIGLASRFSCVKALIAGHHHIGGYCEESGIPSVIIEGMVETEHDNAWGVVELYDNRVLIKGEGRMTSRTIYFKK